Proteins from a genomic interval of Equus quagga isolate Etosha38 chromosome 11, UCLA_HA_Equagga_1.0, whole genome shotgun sequence:
- the HASPIN gene encoding serine/threonine-protein kinase haspin gives MAASLPRPGSRLFRTYGAAGGGGGGPRRQPGRAAAQWFPPQDRKRFFSSSGSSTDTSGGGRSRYVASDDPDDPDFPGSPVGPRRRRAGRRTCTDGLSPIATPRRLRLRARPPQKCSTPCGPLRPPPFPSGNPGRLSPDLSACSPPGHGGELGISASLYSSPASPGPGPGSPEPGDSVISTGPSASPDAASEVASGLHPPAASLDHAPLPCSPEAAPGRRFTRLTHQARASLRSALFSLVDSGNPENSEFGADGKNMRETCHERELVGKRLEGPGLSSISEKSATDQDSCQEIGSQGTVHIEYNEANGDKGCIGPGAFNRPERTRPSRKRKHQETMNTSLLHYQQFKGGQKREKDSFFTQDLTHLQDASAWTKARASLSLHKKKIVTAVSEVCSSYTTASSLSGSLISEYSNPPVTNKTNSVLSPWHSSSMYLLTPLKTLPVADKKASDAEKVYGECNQEGPLPFSYCLSSEKLECCEKIGEGVFGEVFQTTANNTPVALKIIAIEGPDLVNGAHQKTFEEILPEIIISKELSLLSDEVCNRTEGFIGLNSVHCVQGSYPPLLLRAWDHYNSTKGSANDRPDFFEEDQLFIVLEFEFGGIDLEQMRKKLSSLATAKSILHQITASLAVAEASLHFEHRDLHWGNVLLKKTSLKELHYTLNGKTSAIPTCGLQVSIIDYTLSRLERDGIVVFCDISMDEDLFTGEGDYQFEIYRLMRKENNNCWGEYHPYNNVLWLHYLTDKILNQMTFKTKRNTPAMKQIRKKIQHFHRTMLDFSSATDLLCQHSLFK, from the coding sequence ATGGCGGCGTCACTCCCGCGACCCGGGAGTCGGCTCTTCCGAACGTATGGGGctgccggcggcggcggcgggggtcCGCGGCGGCAGCCGGGCCGGGCAGCCGCGCAGTGGTTCCCTCCGCAAGACCGCAAGCGTTTCttcagcagcagcggcagcagcaccGACACCAGCGGCGGCGGCCGCTCGCGGTATGTGGCCTCCGACGACCCGGACGACCCCGACTTCCCCGGCAGCCCGGTGGGCCCGCGGCGGAGGCGCGCTGGCCGGCGAACCTGCACGGACGGCCTGAGCCCGATCGCGACCCCGCGCCGCCTGAGGCTGCGAGCTCGGCCCCCGCAGAAGTGCAGCACCCCCTGCGGCCCGCTCCGGCCGCCGCCCTTCCCCAGCGGCAACCCGGGCCGCCTGAGCCCGGACCTCAGTGCGTGCAGCCCGCCCGGGCACGGCGGCGAGCTGGGCATCAGCGCCTCCCTGTACAGCTCTCCGGCCTCTCCCGGCCCCGGCCCTGGGTCCCCAGAGCCAGGAGACAGTGTCATCAGTACCGGCCCCTCCGCCTCTCCGGACGCAGCCTCTGAAGTCGCGAGCGGCCTCCACCCCCCAGCAGCCTCCCTGGACCACGcacctctcccctgctccccggAGGCAGCACCAGGACGCAGGTTCACCAGGTTGACCCACCAAGCCCGTGCCAGCCTCAGGTCAGCTCTCTTTAGCCTTGTGGACTCAGGAAACCCTGAGAATTCTGAGTTCGGGGCAGATGGGAAGAATATGAGGGAGACCTGCCATGAAAGGGAACTGGTCGGCAAGAGGCTGGAGGGCCCGGGCTTATCAAGCATCAGCGAAAAGAGTGCCACAGACCAGGACTCTTGTCAAGAGATTGGGTCTCAAGGGACTGTCCACATAGAATACAATGAGGCCAATGGTGACAAGGGCTGTATTGGACCTGGGGCATTCAACAGGCCTGAGAGAACTCGGCCAAGCCGGAAAAGGAAACATCAGGAGACAATGAACACCTCCCTCCTCCATTACCAGCAGTTTAAAGGGggccaaaagagagaaaaagattcaTTCTTCACCCAGGACCTGACTCATTTACAGGATGCAAGCGCTTGGACCAAAGCCAGGGCTTCCCTCAGTTTGCACAAGAAGAAGATCGTGACTGCTGTGTCAGAAGTGTGCAGCAGCTACACCACTGCCAgctctctctctgggtccctcATATCAGAATATTCAAACCCTCCTGTCACAAACAAAACGAACAGTGTTCTGTCCCCTTGGCACTCCTCTTCCATGTATTTGCTAACCCCCTTAAAGACACTACCTGTCGCAGACAAAAAGGCATCTGATGCTGAAAAGGTTTATGGGGAATGCAATCAGGAAGGCCCTCTCCCCTTTAGCTATTGCCTTTCCTCAGAAAAATTGGAATGCTGTGAGAAGATTGGGGAAGGGGTGTTTGGCGAAGTGTTTCAAACAACTGCTAACAACACACCTGTAGCCCTAAAAATCATTGCCATCGAAGGACCGGATTTAGTCAATGGAGCCCATCAGAAAACTTTCGAGGAAATCCTGCCAGAGATCATCATCTCCAAAGAGTTGAGCCTCTTGTCGGATGAGGTATGCAACCGCACAGAAGGCTTCATTGGGTTGAACTCGGTGCACTGTGTTCAAGGATCTTACCCTCCCTTGCTCCTCAGAGCCTGGGATCACTATAACTCAACCAAAGGGTCTGCAAATGACCGGCCtgacttttttgaggaagaccagctcTTCATTGTGCTGGAATTTGAGTTTGGAGGGATTGACTTAGAGCAAATGAGAAAGAAGCTGTCCTCCTTGGCTACTGCAAAGAGCATTCTACACCAGATCACTGCCTCCCTCGCAGTGGCAGAGGCCTCACTGCACTTTGAGCACCGGGACTTACACTGGGGGAACGTGCTCTTAAAGAAAACCAGCCTCAAAGAGCTCCATTACACCCTCAACGGGAAGACAAGCGCTATCCCCACCTGTGGGCTGCAAGTGAGCATCATTGACTACACCCTGTCACGCCTGGAGCGGGATGGGATCGTGGTTTTCTGTGACATTTCCATGGATGAGGACCTATTTACAGGTGAAGGTGACTACCAGTTTGAGATCTACAGGCtaatgagaaaggagaacaacAACTGCTGGGGTGAGTACCACCCTTATAATAATGTACTCTGGCTGCATTACCTCACAGATAAGATTCTGAATCAAATGACCTTCAAGACGAAGCGTAACACCCCTGCCATGAAGCAAATAAGGAAAAAGATCCAGCATTTCCACAGGACGATGCTGGacttcagctctgccactgacctgCTCTGCCAACACAGTCTATTTAAGTAA